A section of the Ciceribacter thiooxidans genome encodes:
- a CDS encoding methyltetrahydrofolate cobalamin methyltransferase yields MTRTIVASATREIVIGFDQPFCVIGERINPTGRKKLAAEMMEGNFETVIKDALEQVAAGATMLDVNAGVTSVNPNETEPGLLVKTMEIVQGLVDVPLSIDSSVTAAIEAALKVAKGRPLINSVTGEEEKLEAILPLCAKYNVPVVAISNDETGISQDPDVRFAVAKKIVERAADYGIKPHDIVVDPLVMPIGAVGSAGLQVFALVRRLREELKVNTTCGLSNISFGLPHRHGINAGFIPMVIGAGMTSAIMNPCRPQEMEAVRAANVLNGTDENCYNWIKTYRDYKPAEGGAAAPAPAAASAGGGRRGGRAARVGAGGASE; encoded by the coding sequence ATGACCCGCACCATCGTCGCGTCCGCCACCCGCGAAATCGTCATCGGCTTCGACCAGCCGTTCTGCGTCATCGGCGAACGCATCAACCCCACCGGCCGCAAGAAGCTCGCCGCCGAGATGATGGAAGGCAACTTCGAAACCGTCATCAAGGACGCGCTGGAACAGGTCGCTGCCGGCGCCACCATGCTCGACGTCAATGCCGGCGTCACCTCGGTCAACCCGAACGAGACGGAGCCGGGCCTGCTCGTCAAGACCATGGAGATCGTCCAGGGCCTCGTCGACGTGCCGCTCTCGATCGACAGCTCCGTCACCGCCGCCATCGAGGCCGCGCTGAAGGTCGCCAAGGGCCGGCCGCTCATCAATTCCGTCACCGGCGAGGAAGAGAAGCTCGAAGCGATCCTGCCGCTCTGCGCCAAGTACAACGTGCCGGTCGTCGCCATCTCCAACGACGAGACCGGCATCTCACAGGATCCGGACGTCCGCTTCGCCGTCGCCAAGAAGATCGTCGAACGCGCCGCCGACTACGGCATCAAGCCGCACGACATCGTCGTCGACCCGCTCGTCATGCCCATCGGCGCCGTCGGCTCGGCCGGCCTGCAGGTCTTCGCCCTCGTCCGGCGTCTCCGCGAAGAGCTGAAGGTCAACACCACCTGCGGCCTCTCCAACATTTCCTTCGGCCTGCCGCACCGCCACGGCATCAATGCCGGCTTCATCCCGATGGTCATCGGTGCCGGCATGACCTCGGCGATCATGAACCCCTGCCGCCCGCAGGAAATGGAGGCGGTGCGCGCCGCCAACGTGCTGAACGGCACCGACGAGAACTGCTACAACTGGATCAAGACCTACCGCGACTACAAGCCCGCCGAAGGCGGCGCAGCCGCTCCGGCCCCGGCTGCGGCCTCTGCCGGCGGCGGACGCCGCGGCGGCCGTGCCGCCCGCGTCGGCGCAGGTGGCGCGAGCGAGTAA
- a CDS encoding methylenetetrahydrofolate reductase yields the protein MSPDINPVDPGLPLDPLPGHSSRGRLERVLRRGEFAVTAELNPPDSANPHDVYERAAIFDGWVDGINAVDASGANCHMSSVGICALLTRMGYAPIMQIACRDKNRIAIQGDVLGASAMGVQNILCLTGDGVQAGDQPGAKPVFDLDSMSLLETVRTMRDEAKFLSGRKLTTPPQVFLGAAINPFAPPYDFRPHRLAKKIAAGAQFVQSQYCYDVPMLKTYMQKVRDLGLDEKCFILVGVGPLASAKTAKWIRSNVPGVHIPDHVIARLEGAQDQKKEGKQLCIDIINEVKEIAGVSGIHVMAYRQEEYVAEIVHESGVLKGRRPWKREPNPVDALVAERLEEIREEKVEDQQQLAGIAAQHPH from the coding sequence ATGAGCCCCGACATCAATCCCGTCGATCCCGGCCTGCCGCTTGATCCGCTGCCCGGCCATTCCTCCCGCGGCCGCCTTGAGCGCGTCCTGCGCCGCGGCGAATTCGCCGTCACCGCCGAACTCAACCCGCCCGACAGCGCCAATCCGCACGACGTCTACGAACGCGCGGCGATCTTCGACGGCTGGGTGGACGGCATCAACGCCGTCGATGCATCGGGCGCCAACTGCCACATGTCCTCCGTCGGCATCTGCGCGCTCCTGACCCGCATGGGCTATGCGCCGATCATGCAGATTGCCTGCCGCGACAAGAACCGCATCGCCATCCAGGGCGACGTGCTCGGCGCCTCCGCCATGGGCGTGCAGAACATCCTCTGTCTCACCGGCGACGGCGTGCAGGCCGGCGACCAGCCGGGCGCCAAGCCCGTCTTCGATCTCGATTCCATGTCGCTGCTCGAAACCGTGCGGACCATGCGCGACGAGGCGAAGTTCCTCTCCGGCCGCAAGCTGACGACGCCGCCGCAGGTCTTCCTCGGCGCGGCGATCAATCCGTTCGCGCCGCCTTACGACTTCCGGCCGCACCGGCTGGCGAAGAAGATCGCCGCCGGCGCCCAGTTCGTGCAGAGCCAGTACTGCTACGACGTGCCGATGCTGAAGACCTACATGCAGAAGGTCCGCGATCTCGGCCTCGACGAGAAATGCTTCATCCTCGTCGGCGTCGGGCCGCTGGCGTCCGCCAAGACCGCCAAGTGGATCCGCTCCAACGTGCCGGGCGTCCATATCCCGGATCACGTCATCGCCCGCCTCGAAGGGGCTCAGGACCAGAAGAAGGAAGGCAAGCAGCTCTGCATCGACATCATCAACGAGGTGAAGGAGATCGCAGGCGTCTCCGGTATCCACGTTATGGCCTATCGCCAGGAGGAATATGTCGCGGAGATCGTCCACGAATCGGGCGTCCTGAAGGGGCGCAGGCCGTGGAAACGCGAACCGAACCCGGTCGATGCGCTCGTCGCCGAACGGCTGGAGGAGATCCGCGAGGAAAAGGTCGAGGACCAGCAGCAGCTCGCCGGCATCGCCGCCCAGCACCCCCATTAA
- a CDS encoding methylenetetrahydrofolate reductase C-terminal domain-containing protein, protein MVDGKPGPGNAAPAKKAATGAYTPAAVSPNRRARRSYTIRLWSVRHSRFLEWFYGRFADAFLWLHPVWNRIGYGRVERPVTFVERNVKGLLFDCRMCGQCVLSSTGMSCPMNCPKQLRNGPCGGVRANGHCEVEPDMPCVWVQAWAGSRNMANGDAILKVQKPVNQSLRETSSWLRVTAEAAAARENAKKGENA, encoded by the coding sequence ATGGTTGACGGCAAACCCGGCCCCGGCAATGCGGCGCCGGCCAAGAAGGCGGCGACGGGCGCCTATACGCCCGCGGCGGTGTCGCCGAACCGCCGCGCCCGCCGTTCCTATACCATCCGTCTCTGGTCGGTGCGCCACTCGCGCTTTCTCGAATGGTTCTACGGCCGCTTCGCCGACGCGTTCCTGTGGCTGCATCCGGTCTGGAACCGGATCGGCTACGGCCGCGTCGAGCGGCCGGTGACCTTCGTCGAACGCAACGTCAAGGGCCTGCTCTTCGACTGTCGCATGTGCGGCCAGTGCGTGCTGTCCTCGACCGGCATGTCCTGCCCGATGAACTGCCCGAAGCAGCTCCGGAACGGTCCCTGCGGCGGCGTTCGCGCCAACGGCCACTGCGAGGTCGAGCCTGACATGCCCTGCGTCTGGGTGCAGGCCTGGGCCGGCTCCCGCAACATGGCCAACGGCGACGCGATCCTCAAGGTCCAGAAGCCGGTGAACCAGTCGCTGCGCGAAACCTCGTCCTGGCTGCGGGTGACCGCCGAAGCCGCCGCCGCTCGCGAAAACGCCAAGAAGGGGGAGAACGCATGA
- a CDS encoding virulence factor, whose amino-acid sequence MADRIIVYWRDIPAQVIVKQGRKTAKRELSLRFTEAIDMCAMRTGAAETDDYLAEWRKGDPVPVSDDLETEADKAAAEIEEAYDKARLVALVQKGGRDNG is encoded by the coding sequence ATGGCAGACCGCATCATCGTCTACTGGCGCGACATTCCCGCCCAGGTGATCGTCAAGCAGGGCAGGAAGACGGCAAAACGCGAACTGTCGTTGCGTTTCACCGAGGCGATCGACATGTGCGCGATGCGCACCGGCGCCGCCGAAACCGACGACTATCTGGCCGAATGGCGCAAGGGCGACCCCGTGCCGGTCTCCGACGATCTCGAAACCGAAGCCGACAAGGCCGCGGCCGAAATCGAAGAGGCATATGACAAGGCGCGGCTCGTCGCGCTCGTCCAGAAGGGAGGACGCGACAATGGTTGA
- a CDS encoding formyl transferase: MTIPPTVSAEDALVVVMTAGGPNPAVVINALVARWRNLHVILEEPESKSGITRRRARRFGWPNALGQLATMMAGRFLRPLAARRTAEICHRRNADPVMPQHVPASRVASINDPRCVELVRELRPAVILLVSTRLMTRTTLEKLPCPVLNLHAGINPAYRGQMGGYWSLALGDAGNFGATVHLVDAGTDTGGTLYEVRTRPEPGDFIATYPLTLTIASLGIVEQAVEDAVHGRLRPMPAEGPSHLRFPPPLWTWLRYGLTRGIW; this comes from the coding sequence ATGACCATACCTCCGACGGTGAGTGCCGAAGACGCCCTGGTGGTGGTGATGACCGCCGGTGGACCCAATCCCGCCGTCGTCATCAATGCGCTCGTCGCGCGCTGGCGGAACCTCCACGTCATCCTCGAAGAACCGGAATCGAAATCCGGGATTACCCGACGCCGGGCGCGCCGCTTTGGCTGGCCGAATGCGCTCGGGCAGCTCGCGACGATGATGGCCGGTCGCTTTCTCCGGCCGCTTGCCGCCCGCCGTACCGCTGAGATCTGCCACCGCCGCAACGCCGATCCCGTCATGCCCCAACACGTGCCGGCAAGCCGGGTTGCCTCGATCAACGATCCCCGGTGCGTCGAGCTCGTCCGGGAGCTTAGACCCGCGGTCATCCTGCTCGTCAGCACCCGGCTGATGACGCGAACGACCCTGGAAAAACTCCCCTGCCCGGTCCTCAACCTCCATGCCGGCATCAATCCCGCCTATCGCGGCCAGATGGGCGGTTACTGGTCACTGGCCCTCGGCGATGCGGGCAATTTCGGCGCCACCGTGCACCTGGTCGATGCCGGCACGGACACCGGCGGCACGCTCTACGAGGTCCGCACCCGTCCGGAGCCCGGCGATTTCATCGCCACCTATCCGCTGACGCTGACCATCGCTTCGCTCGGAATCGTCGAGCAGGCGGTCGAGGATGCCGTCCACGGTCGGCTGCGGCCGATGCCTGCCGAAGGGCCGTCGCATTTGCGCTTTCCGCCACCCCTCTGGACCTGGCTGCGCTACGGCCTCACCCGCGGCATCTGGTAG
- a CDS encoding exopolysaccharide biosynthesis protein, whose amino-acid sequence MENATERMTEGADAVTAAFDHDGEGRPGEHLSRLLERLAQAPHERTTVGDVAVALQDRSFGAFLLIFALPNLVPAPPGATLVLGLPLAVVAWQMIASPHGRVVLPRWLGDYGVARSTFEKIVEKLVPSLRVAERLFGPRYWFLGSRFSERILGLYVLLLAVVVILPIPLGNWPPAFALAIIGFAHSERDGLGVLIGCLVGVVALLLAGFVVLTAGAIIALVF is encoded by the coding sequence ATGGAGAATGCAACGGAGCGAATGACGGAGGGAGCGGACGCGGTGACGGCAGCTTTCGACCACGACGGAGAAGGCAGGCCGGGCGAACATCTCTCGCGGCTGCTGGAGCGACTGGCGCAGGCGCCGCATGAGCGCACCACCGTCGGCGATGTCGCCGTCGCCCTGCAGGACCGCTCCTTCGGTGCCTTTCTCCTGATCTTCGCGCTTCCCAATCTCGTTCCGGCGCCACCCGGCGCGACGCTCGTGCTCGGCCTTCCGCTCGCCGTCGTCGCCTGGCAGATGATCGCTTCGCCGCACGGTCGCGTCGTTCTTCCGCGCTGGCTCGGCGACTACGGCGTCGCCCGTTCCACCTTCGAGAAGATCGTCGAGAAGCTGGTTCCCTCCCTTCGTGTCGCCGAGCGGCTGTTCGGCCCGCGCTACTGGTTTCTCGGCAGCCGCTTCTCCGAACGCATTCTCGGGCTTTATGTCCTTCTCCTCGCGGTGGTGGTGATCCTGCCGATCCCGCTCGGCAACTGGCCGCCCGCTTTCGCGCTGGCGATCATCGGGTTCGCCCATTCCGAACGCGACGGGCTCGGCGTGCTGATCGGCTGCCTTGTCGGCGTCGTCGCCCTCCTGCTCGCCGGGTTTGTGGTCCTCACGGCGGGTGCTATAATCGCCCTCGTCTTCTGA
- a CDS encoding TIGR03808 family TAT-translocated repetitive protein, with protein sequence MTYYKRESETLVLSAAGTSPGTGWVATTVQNAMNYARTNGLTLVLLSGVFSTGALNVDTATGSGKTLTMRAAVAGAATLRFTGGSYLLQVNGIHDVSISGVAFDGQNAAISDGSNQAGLVRFQNCTGFNLAGCKVTRSTKTGVVALAAARGTVADCAIDNCSVGVLVYNSRVDVIHNRIITCANNGVYVWREPAGGGVQYDGSTIIDNVIADIATAGGGTGQNGNGIVVYRALGVKASGNTISDVQYSCIRFNASGAAQITGNHCISARECSIFVEATTPGLNLDGAVLADNIIEQAGDGIKVVNLGLYSDGIARRIAISSNHIRHITKNTINDPGYSPTITNACGIQVEGLCVLTGNMIEDAAGFGIVLGTNEATYDLLATGNLIHASVTGIGCSNNASAGRISIVGNVVSGATNGSIVPVAFNGASFYRVGSTELANTADSQTGNVYLGNNRGY encoded by the coding sequence ATGACCTATTACAAGCGCGAAAGCGAAACTCTGGTTCTCAGTGCCGCCGGTACGTCGCCAGGCACCGGCTGGGTGGCGACGACCGTACAGAATGCGATGAACTATGCCCGAACGAACGGGCTCACCCTGGTGCTGCTCAGCGGCGTCTTTTCGACGGGCGCGCTGAATGTCGATACGGCGACAGGAAGTGGAAAGACGCTCACCATGCGGGCGGCCGTGGCCGGCGCCGCGACGCTGCGCTTTACCGGCGGCAGCTACCTGCTTCAGGTGAACGGGATCCACGATGTTTCGATTTCGGGCGTGGCATTCGACGGCCAGAACGCCGCAATCAGCGACGGCTCCAACCAGGCCGGCCTCGTGCGCTTTCAGAACTGTACCGGTTTCAACCTGGCAGGCTGCAAGGTGACGCGCAGCACGAAGACCGGCGTGGTGGCGCTCGCCGCCGCTCGCGGAACGGTCGCCGATTGCGCAATCGACAACTGCTCGGTCGGCGTTCTCGTCTACAACAGCCGCGTCGACGTGATCCACAACCGCATCATCACCTGCGCGAACAACGGCGTCTATGTCTGGCGTGAACCGGCCGGAGGCGGCGTCCAGTATGACGGCTCGACGATCATCGACAATGTCATCGCCGACATCGCGACCGCGGGCGGCGGCACCGGCCAGAACGGCAACGGTATCGTGGTCTATCGGGCTCTCGGCGTGAAGGCGTCCGGCAATACGATCTCGGACGTGCAGTACTCCTGCATCCGCTTCAACGCTTCCGGTGCGGCGCAGATCACCGGCAACCACTGCATCTCGGCGCGGGAATGTTCCATCTTCGTCGAGGCTACCACTCCCGGCCTGAACCTCGACGGCGCGGTGCTTGCCGACAACATCATCGAGCAGGCGGGTGACGGCATCAAGGTCGTCAATCTCGGTCTCTACAGCGACGGTATCGCCCGGCGGATCGCGATTTCCTCGAACCACATCCGCCACATTACCAAGAACACGATCAACGATCCGGGCTATTCGCCGACCATCACGAATGCCTGCGGCATCCAGGTGGAGGGGCTCTGCGTGCTGACCGGCAACATGATCGAGGATGCCGCCGGATTCGGGATCGTGCTCGGCACCAACGAGGCGACCTACGACCTGCTGGCCACCGGCAACCTGATCCACGCCTCCGTCACCGGCATCGGCTGTTCGAACAACGCGTCCGCCGGCCGGATCTCGATCGTCGGGAATGTGGTCAGCGGCGCGACGAACGGATCCATCGTTCCGGTGGCGTTCAACGGCGCGAGTTTCTACCGCGTCGGTTCGACCGAGCTCGCCAATACCGCCGACAGCCAGACCGGCAACGTCTATCTGGGCAACAATCGCGGCTACTGA
- a CDS encoding entericidin B signal peptide protein: MSFTRISAAALIGLALLSLAGCGNTIRGIGRDVGNAVDATQDAGRSVAHSVD, from the coding sequence GTGTCCTTCACCCGCATCTCCGCGGCCGCCCTGATCGGCCTTGCACTTCTTTCGCTTGCCGGCTGCGGCAATACGATCCGCGGCATCGGCCGCGACGTCGGCAACGCCGTCGACGCCACGCAGGACGCCGGCCGCAGCGTCGCCCACTCGGTCGACTGA
- a CDS encoding DUF1638 domain-containing protein has protein sequence MIENSVNDGDDVVGSASLQRGGRQKVHVIACGAIAREILAVARMNGLDHIELTCLPAIWHATPEKIAPGVEQAIAEARAAGAARVFVAYADCGTGGLLDVVLAREGVERLSGPHCYSFFSGNDAFAAREDDVTTFFLTDFLARQFEAFVIEPLGLDRHPELRDIYFGNYEKLVYLSQQEDPELQVKAREAAARLGLAYEYRFTGYGDLEHELKALADPRTGD, from the coding sequence ATGATCGAGAACTCCGTAAACGATGGTGATGACGTTGTCGGCTCTGCCTCCCTCCAACGCGGAGGCCGGCAAAAAGTTCACGTCATCGCCTGCGGCGCCATCGCCCGCGAGATCCTCGCCGTCGCCCGGATGAACGGGCTCGATCATATCGAGCTCACCTGCCTTCCGGCGATCTGGCATGCGACGCCGGAAAAGATTGCGCCGGGCGTCGAACAGGCGATCGCCGAGGCACGTGCGGCGGGTGCGGCCCGCGTCTTCGTCGCCTATGCCGATTGCGGCACCGGCGGGCTCCTCGATGTCGTTCTCGCCCGCGAGGGGGTGGAGCGCCTTTCCGGGCCCCATTGCTATTCGTTCTTTTCCGGCAACGACGCCTTCGCCGCTCGCGAGGACGACGTCACCACCTTTTTCCTCACGGACTTTCTCGCCCGCCAGTTCGAGGCTTTCGTCATCGAGCCGCTCGGCCTCGACCGTCACCCGGAACTCCGCGACATCTACTTCGGCAATTACGAGAAGCTCGTCTACCTCTCGCAGCAGGAAGATCCCGAACTGCAGGTCAAGGCGCGCGAAGCCGCAGCCCGGCTCGGCCTCGCCTACGAATACCGGTTCACCGGCTACGGCGATCTCGAACACGAACTGAAGGCGCTCGCCGATCCCAGGACCGGCGACTGA
- a CDS encoding entericidin, whose product MIFRKLAIATVLLASGVALAGCGNTIRGMGKDTANAVDATQAAGRDVDNAAK is encoded by the coding sequence ATGATCTTCAGGAAACTCGCAATCGCTACGGTTCTTCTCGCGTCGGGTGTCGCTCTTGCCGGTTGCGGCAACACCATTCGGGGGATGGGCAAGGACACGGCCAATGCCGTCGACGCGACCCAGGCCGCCGGACGGGATGTCGACAACGCCGCGAAGTAG
- a CDS encoding corrinoid protein has product MSDDEIILEDLSDDELVQQMHDDLYDGLKEEIEEATRILLDRGWAPYDVLTKALVEGMRIVGVDFRDGILFVPEVLLSANAMKAGMTILRPLLAATGAPKQGKMVIGTVKGDIHDIGKNLVGMMMEGAGFDVIDLGINNPVENYLEALEREKPDILGMSALLTTTMPYMKVVIDTMKEKGIRDDYVVLVGGAPLNEEFGKAVGADAYCRDAAVAVETAKEYVARRHNSLGARA; this is encoded by the coding sequence ATGTCAGATGACGAAATCATTCTTGAAGATCTGTCCGACGACGAGCTCGTGCAACAGATGCACGACGACCTTTATGACGGCCTCAAGGAGGAAATCGAGGAAGCCACCCGCATCCTGCTCGATCGCGGCTGGGCTCCCTACGATGTCCTGACCAAGGCCCTCGTCGAGGGCATGCGCATCGTCGGCGTCGACTTCCGCGACGGCATCCTCTTCGTCCCGGAAGTGCTGCTTTCGGCCAACGCCATGAAGGCCGGCATGACCATCCTTCGCCCGCTGCTCGCCGCCACCGGCGCGCCGAAACAGGGCAAGATGGTCATCGGCACCGTCAAGGGCGACATCCACGACATCGGCAAGAACCTCGTCGGCATGATGATGGAAGGCGCCGGTTTCGACGTTATTGACCTTGGCATCAACAATCCGGTCGAAAACTATCTCGAAGCGCTGGAGCGCGAGAAGCCCGATATCCTCGGCATGTCGGCGCTGCTCACCACCACGATGCCCTACATGAAGGTCGTGATCGACACGATGAAGGAAAAGGGCATCCGTGACGATTACGTCGTGCTCGTCGGCGGCGCGCCGCTCAACGAGGAATTCGGCAAGGCCGTCGGTGCCGATGCCTATTGTCGCGACGCGGCGGTAGCCGTCGAAACCGCCAAGGAATACGTCGCCCGTCGCCACAACAGCCTCGGCGCCCGCGCGTGA
- a CDS encoding trimethylamine methyltransferase family protein produces the protein MDETTEQTGAAAGRRSRGEGRGAAARRASRGGAGAGPQMPYITRKIPVYEVLDEEGLSIIERNADTVLEEIGIEFRDDAEALDMWRKAGADVKGERVHFPKGLCRELLKTAPSEFTWHARNPERSVQIGGKATVFAPVYGSPFVRDLDGNRRYATLEDFRNLVKLAYMAPSIHSSGGTVCEPVDIPVNKRHLDMVYSHIKYSDKPFMGSVTAPERAEDSVAMAKLVFGDEFVENNCVMLNLINANSPMVFDETMLGAAKVYARHNQACVLSPFILSGAMSPVTVAGTLTQILAEVLAGASFTQLVRPGAPVLFGTFAASISMQSGAPTFGTPEPALVSYGAAQLARRLGLPFRTGGSLCASKVPDAQAAHESANTLNMTLLAGTNFVLHAAGWLEGGLAACYEKFMIDQDQLGMMQKMAAGVDLSESGQAMDAIREVGPGAHYLGCAHTQANFQTAFYRSALADNNSFEQWEIEGKKRIEDRANALCRSWLDAYEAPPLDEAIDEALTAYIAKRKDEMPDAFS, from the coding sequence ATGGACGAGACGACAGAGCAGACGGGCGCCGCCGCAGGCCGGCGTTCGCGGGGCGAGGGCCGCGGGGCGGCCGCACGCCGGGCATCGCGCGGAGGAGCGGGCGCGGGCCCGCAGATGCCCTACATCACCCGCAAGATCCCCGTCTACGAGGTGCTGGACGAGGAAGGTCTCTCGATCATCGAGCGCAACGCCGACACCGTGCTCGAGGAGATCGGCATCGAGTTCCGCGACGACGCCGAAGCGCTCGACATGTGGAGGAAGGCCGGCGCCGATGTGAAGGGCGAGCGCGTGCATTTCCCCAAGGGGCTTTGCCGCGAACTCTTGAAGACGGCGCCCTCGGAATTCACCTGGCACGCGCGTAACCCGGAGCGCAGCGTCCAGATCGGCGGCAAGGCGACTGTGTTCGCGCCCGTCTACGGTTCGCCCTTCGTGCGCGACCTCGACGGCAACCGCCGCTATGCGACGCTCGAGGATTTCCGCAATCTCGTGAAGCTCGCTTATATGGCGCCGTCGATCCATTCGTCGGGCGGCACGGTCTGCGAGCCGGTCGACATCCCGGTGAACAAGCGTCACCTCGACATGGTCTACAGCCACATCAAATATTCCGACAAGCCGTTCATGGGGTCGGTCACGGCGCCGGAACGCGCGGAAGATTCGGTCGCCATGGCGAAGCTGGTCTTCGGCGACGAGTTCGTCGAGAACAATTGCGTGATGCTGAACCTCATCAACGCCAACTCGCCGATGGTCTTCGACGAGACAATGCTCGGCGCCGCCAAGGTCTACGCCCGGCACAACCAGGCCTGTGTCCTATCGCCGTTCATCCTGTCCGGCGCGATGAGCCCGGTCACCGTCGCCGGCACGCTGACGCAGATCCTCGCGGAAGTGCTCGCCGGCGCCTCCTTCACCCAGCTCGTGCGTCCCGGCGCGCCGGTGCTCTTCGGCACCTTCGCGGCCTCGATCTCGATGCAGTCGGGTGCGCCGACCTTCGGCACGCCGGAACCGGCGCTCGTCTCCTACGGTGCCGCCCAGCTCGCCCGCCGTCTCGGACTGCCGTTCCGGACCGGCGGCTCGCTCTGTGCCTCCAAGGTGCCGGACGCCCAGGCCGCGCATGAAAGCGCCAATACGCTCAACATGACGCTGCTCGCCGGCACCAACTTCGTGCTGCATGCCGCCGGCTGGCTGGAAGGCGGGCTTGCCGCCTGCTACGAGAAGTTCATGATCGACCAGGACCAGCTCGGCATGATGCAGAAGATGGCCGCCGGCGTCGATCTCTCCGAAAGCGGCCAGGCGATGGACGCGATCCGCGAAGTCGGCCCCGGTGCCCACTATCTCGGTTGCGCCCACACGCAGGCAAACTTCCAGACGGCCTTTTATCGTTCCGCGCTCGCCGACAACAATTCGTTCGAACAGTGGGAGATCGAGGGCAAGAAGCGGATCGAAGACCGCGCCAACGCGCTCTGCCGTTCGTGGCTCGACGCTTACGAGGCGCCGCCTCTCGACGAGGCGATCGACGAGGCGCTCACCGCCTACATCGCCAAGCGCAAGGACGAGATGCCCGACGCCTTCTCTTGA
- a CDS encoding ferredoxin — MPRGSVHFPQGEGGPRLPGGKTARTVVLVGHAGGAMWWAFCDWRAKMPADLADPLDTWSKAVIGPIAAAFGAFPYYPSDPPYQPFQRWAITAEGLAASPLGILAHPRYGLWHGYRAALGFAEVFTEVETEEGKGTPVCESCREKPCLTACPAGAVTVAGFDVTACRRHLATEEGRTCLEEGCLARAACPVGRDYTYPADQIRFHMAELSLPAG; from the coding sequence ATGCCGCGCGGCAGCGTGCATTTTCCGCAGGGGGAGGGTGGACCTCGCCTTCCCGGCGGCAAGACGGCCCGCACCGTCGTGCTCGTCGGCCATGCCGGCGGCGCCATGTGGTGGGCCTTCTGCGACTGGCGGGCGAAAATGCCCGCCGATCTCGCCGATCCTCTCGACACTTGGTCGAAGGCGGTGATCGGCCCGATCGCCGCGGCCTTCGGCGCCTTTCCCTACTATCCCTCCGATCCGCCCTACCAACCCTTCCAGCGCTGGGCAATCACCGCCGAAGGGCTTGCGGCTTCGCCGCTCGGTATCCTCGCCCATCCCCGCTACGGCCTCTGGCACGGCTATCGCGCCGCGCTCGGCTTCGCGGAGGTTTTCACGGAGGTCGAGACGGAGGAGGGGAAGGGGACGCCGGTCTGCGAAAGCTGCCGCGAGAAGCCGTGCCTGACGGCCTGTCCCGCGGGTGCGGTGACGGTGGCCGGTTTCGATGTTACCGCCTGCCGACGCCATCTCGCCACGGAAGAGGGGCGGACCTGTCTCGAAGAGGGGTGTCTCGCCCGCGCGGCCTGCCCGGTCGGCCGCGACTACACCTATCCGGCGGACC